In Leptolyngbya sp. NIES-2104, the genomic window AAAGCCGATGAAGAAGTAGAACTCGCTCGACGGGTACAGTATCTCGTCGAGGTCGATGAAACACAGCGGAAGCTTTATAGTGAACTCGGTCGGATGCCTTCTAGGGCAGAACTCGGTGAGCGGTTAGGCTTAACCGAACGACAATTAGAGCATCGATTACACCGAAGCCGTGTAGCGAAACGCAAGATGATTCGATCGAACCTTCGTCTGGTGGTGTCGATCGCAAAACGCTATTTAAATCGCGGCGTGCCATTCCTAGATTTAATTCAAGAAGGTGCACTCGGACTAAACCGCGCCACCGAAAAGTTTGATCCGGATAAGGGCTATAAGTTTTCAACCTACGCGTACTGGTGGATTCGGCAGGGGATCACGAGAACGATCGCGAATGATGCTCGAACGATCCGTTTACCGATTCATATTGTTGAGAAGCTCAATAAGTTGAAAAAAGCGCATCGCGAACTAAAGCGCGAACTGGGACGCAATCCCACCGAAGCAGAACTCGCCCAATCGCTGGAATTGACTGTAGAGCAGTTACAACATCTTCAGCAGGTTCGCCGCCAGTCATTATCGCTCAATCACCGAGTTGGGAAAGGCGAAGACACTGAATTAATGGATTTGCTCGAAGATGGGGATACCCAATCACCGGAATCTCAGATGAGCGAAACGATGCTGCGTCAAGAGATTTGGGATGTGTTGGGCAATGTGTTGACCGAGCGCGAGAAGGATATTATCTCGTTGCGCTATGGTTTGACGACAAGTAAGCCCTGTACGCTCGAAGAAGTGGGCGGTATGTTCAATTTGTCGCGGGAACGGGTGCGGCAGATTCAAAGTAAGGCGATGCGGAAATTGAGAAGACCGCAGATTGCCGAACGGTTAAAGGGTTGGTTGGGATAATCGATCGCACTTCTCTTTGATTGATTTCATATTCCTTTATGCGCTATGAGTTTTGAGGCATTCCCTTGAAACTCATTTCACTTTTTATGTTTGAAATTCGTCCAGCAATCCCCGCCGATGTTCCGGCAATTTTCTCTCTCATCCAAGCCTTAGCAGAATACGAAAAACTCGCTGATCAAGTCACAGGCTCGATCGACGATCTCCATTCCCATCTTTTCGGTTCCAAACCACTCGTTCATTCGATCGTGGCGGTCATCGAAAATAAACCGATCGCTTTTGCACTATTTTTTTACAACTATTCAACATTCCTCACAAAGCCCGGAATCTATCTAGAAGACCTCTTTGTTTTACCCCAATATCGAGGACAAGGAATCGGAAAAGCCCTCTTGACTCGATTAGCTGAAATCGCCGTAGAGCAAGACTGCGGGCGATTAGAATGGAGCGTATTGGACTGGAACGACATGGCGATCGGCTTTTACAAACGAATGGGTGCAACGGTGCTTCCTGACTGGCGAATCTGTCGTGTGACCGGAGTTGCTCTGACTCAGATGGCAGCGCAGCAATCCTAAATATGGCAAAATTTCAGTAAGGTTTTGGAGGACAGGATCATGACAATCTGGGTGAACGAACAAGTCGATCCATGTGGGCTGATGTATGCCTGTATCGCTTGCTGCGACGAAACTCAAGCGCAAGAGTGTCACGAATCCTTTGAAGCGGATCTGACCGAAACACAAAAACAAGCAGGTTGGGTCGCCAGAATGCGGTTGGTGCAGTCGTGGGACGAAGTGCCAGTCAACTCGCTCAAACTCGACTAACATTCTTTGAATCATGCTCTAGGCTAGAACAAAGCGTGATTCAAAGAATTTATGTACGTTTTAATCGGGGGCGCGGGTCTGATTGGACTGAGCCTATCTCAGCGTTTAATCGAGTTGGGGCATACGGTCGCGGTGATTGATGTTGATCCTGCGGCTTGTCGGTATGCACGAGAACAGTTAGGCGTGATCGCATTCGAGGGCAGTGCGGTG contains:
- a CDS encoding RpoD/SigA family RNA polymerase sigma factor produces the protein MNEQSNSSHTEALSSDLDFAMDVAELDSVDSLQLEADFADSTPIEIEPDLLELTSAAADLAEATGEAEIDQMASARSSGYNKTVADDAVGAFFKEMARYPLLKADEEVELARRVQYLVEVDETQRKLYSELGRMPSRAELGERLGLTERQLEHRLHRSRVAKRKMIRSNLRLVVSIAKRYLNRGVPFLDLIQEGALGLNRATEKFDPDKGYKFSTYAYWWIRQGITRTIANDARTIRLPIHIVEKLNKLKKAHRELKRELGRNPTEAELAQSLELTVEQLQHLQQVRRQSLSLNHRVGKGEDTELMDLLEDGDTQSPESQMSETMLRQEIWDVLGNVLTEREKDIISLRYGLTTSKPCTLEEVGGMFNLSRERVRQIQSKAMRKLRRPQIAERLKGWLG
- a CDS encoding GNAT family N-acetyltransferase, whose product is MFEIRPAIPADVPAIFSLIQALAEYEKLADQVTGSIDDLHSHLFGSKPLVHSIVAVIENKPIAFALFFYNYSTFLTKPGIYLEDLFVLPQYRGQGIGKALLTRLAEIAVEQDCGRLEWSVLDWNDMAIGFYKRMGATVLPDWRICRVTGVALTQMAAQQS